From the genome of Drosophila melanogaster chromosome 2L, one region includes:
- the CG9550 gene encoding uncharacterized protein produces MVSLSRTSKLTVACVGVYTTYVLFIFFLLPMLMPDPVTLQRSLVSYSTSHLGDIRNLTLDAGGQPIRSMLVTFRGSGALTLLDNLAHQPGCYQHYAPLIAYESRSIAAKEHHRALDELAALYNCDYNKSAEMIQWGMRSPVFRRFYGAQAKICRSYSQEACWDPETMAAVCKLYPFINMAVYNLRLNLLASLLERKDLNLNIMLLVRDPRGTIYSRMNNKWCSDERDCEAQELCGDMVSDYQMVETLTQAYPQRFSIIRYEDLFLQPDESIKQVFDFYGLPLERNRTRIQKMHPRSGYFFQSSRWKELSSQSAFEWISEMMVDDIGAVQDVCGQAMDLWGYRSIQDFNHFSPESFQPIMDKAY; encoded by the exons ATGGTTTCACTTTCGCGTACTTCAAAATTAACCGTCGCTTGCGTGGGCGTCTATACGACCTACGTACTCTTCATATTCTTCCTTTTGCCCATGCTGATGCCGGATCCGGTGACACTGCAACGTTCACTGGTCTCCTACAGCACCAGCCACTTGGGCGACATCAGAAACCTCACTCTGGATGCCGGCGGCCAGCCAATCCGCTCAATGCTGGTCACATTCCGGGGATCGGGTGCCCTCACCCTGCTGGACAACCTGGCCCATCAGCCGGGCTGCTATCAGCACTACGCTCCACTGATCGCCTACGAGAGCCGTTCCATTGCCGCGAAGGAGCACCATCGCGCCTTGGATGAACTGGCGGCGCTGTACAACTGCGACTACAACAAGTCTGCGGAAATGATCCAATGGGGAATGCGATCGCCGGTCTTTCGGCGCTTCTATGGCGCACAGGCCAAGATCTGTCGCTCTTACAGCCAGGAGGCGTGCTGGGATCCCGAGACCATGGCCGCCGTCTGCAAGCTGTACCCATTCATCAACATGGCGGTGTACAACTTGCGGCTGAATCTTTTGGCTTCCCTTCTGGAACGCAAAGA CCTAAATCTGAACATCATGCTGCTTGTTCGCGATCCTCGGGGCACCATATATTCCCGAATGAATAACAAGTGGTGTTCGGATGAGAGGGATTGCGAGGCACAGGAACTTTGCGGCGACATGGTCAGTGATTATCAAATGGTCGAGACCCTCACCCAAGCCTATCCACAGCGTTTTAG CATTATACGTTATGAGGACTTGTTCCTACAGCCCGATGAGAGTATCAAACAAGTATTCGACTTTTACGGATTGCCCTTGGAACGAAACAGGACCAGGATTCAGAAAATGCATCCGCGCAGTGGCTACTTTTTTCAGTCCTCCCGCTGGAAGGAGCTTTCCAGCCAGTCCGCCTTCGAGTGGATAAGCGAAATGATGGTGGACGATATTGGGGCTGTACAGGACGTGTGCGGTCAGGCAATGGATTTGTGGGGGTATCGCTCCATTCAGGACTTCAATCACTTTTCCCCGGAATCTTTCCAGCCAATTATGGACAAAGCCTATTAA
- the CG9547 gene encoding uncharacterized protein, with protein MIAQSVISKLRPCARRLASTSSKAAAPKFNWQDPLNLESQLTEEEVAIRDAFRGYCQAELQPRVKMANRLETFDKKIMEEIGSLGVLGCTIKGYGCAGVSSVAYGLLTREVERVDSAYRSAVSVQSSLAMGAIYDFGSEEQKQRYLPSMAEGKLIGAFGLTEPNHGSDPAGMETRAKYDSKSKTYILNGSKTWITSAPIADVIVVWAKCEDGKVRGFLVDRKISGKGLETPKIEGKFSLRASPTGMILMDEVRVPEEQLLPNVAGFSGPFSCLNNARYGIAWGALGAAETCVEIARQYTLDRKQFGRPLAANQLIQKKLADAITEIALGLQACLHVGRLKDQKLHTPDMISLLKRNNTGKSLDIARQMRDMLGANGISDEYHVIRHVINLESVNTYEGTHDIHALILGRAITGLAAFAN; from the exons ATGATTGCGCAAAGTGTAATCAGCAAACTGCGACCGTGTGCCCGCCGCTTGGCCAGCACGAGCTCCAAAGCCGCAGCTCCCAAATTCAACTGGCAGGATCCGCTGAATTTGGAGAGCCAATTGACCGAGGAAGAGGTGGCCATTCGGGATGCGTTCCGTGGATACTGTCAGGCCGAGCTGCAGCCGCGCGTCAAGATGGCCAATCGCCTGGAGACGTTCGACAAGAAAATTATGGAGGAGATCGGCAGTCTGGGTGTCCTCGGCTGCACCATTAAGGGATACGGCTGCGCCGGAGTCTCTAGCGTTGCCTACGGCTTGCTCACCCGCGAGGTGGAGCGCGTGGACTCCGCTTATCGGTCTGCTGTCAGTGTCCAGAGCTCGCTGGCCATGGGCGCCATCTACGACTTTGGATCCGAGGAGCAGAAGCAACGCTATTTGCCCAGCATGGCGGAGGGCAAGCTGATTG GTGCCTTTGGCCTAACTGAACCCAACCACGGTAGTGACCCCGCTGGCATGGAGACCCGTGCCAAGTACGATAGCAAAAGCAAGACATACATCCTGAACGGATCTAAGACGTGGATTACTAGTGCGCCCATCGCAGACGTCATAGTCGTATGGGCAAAATGCGAGGATGGCAAGGTACGCGGCTTCCTGGTGGATCGCAAGATATCCGGCAAGGGTTTGGAGACGCCAAAGATCGAGGGCAAGTTCTCTCTGCGTGCTTCGCCCACGGGTATGATCCTGATGGACGAGGTCCGTGTGCCAGAGGAGCAGTTGCTACCCAATGTGGCCGGCTTTAGTGGACCCTTCAGCTGTCTGAACAACGCTCGCTATGGAATCGCGTGGGGAGCCCTGGGAGCAGCTGAAACCTGCGTGGAGATTGCTCGCCAGTATACACTGGATCGCAAACAATTCGGTCGTCCTTTGGCTGCAAATCAGTTGATCCAAAAGAAGCTGGCCGATGCCATCACAGAGATTGCGTTGGGTCTGCAGGCTTGCCTGCATGTGGGTCGCCTCAAGGATCAGAAGCTGCACACGCCCGACATGATTTCCCTTCTAAAGCGAAACAATACTGGCAAATCGCTTGATATAGCGCGCCAAATGAGGGACATGCTGGGTGCAAACGGAATCAGCGACGAATATCATGTGATCCGCCATGTAATCAACCTGGAGTCAGTTAACACCTATGAGGGCACGCACGATATACACGCGTTGATCCTGGGCCGAGCCATCACCGGACTGGCGGCATTTGCTAACTAA
- the CG31637 gene encoding uncharacterized protein, isoform A, whose protein sequence is MSTGIGSSSSSTEEQQHLELSADLEACSLLGPQDPSNVDTGRTRAKQRLSLNGKRRRSRMSRRANLIGICGVSSLCILLLIATTQHRPLTTPFNQSAGRDQGASVDGGPSNSLARSAFYDRFQQQLQQQQQSSQTAVYNLTATIVDVLSAQRSRILAEMENFEYPRGGAERLTDMTPETNGTPVRSVVVTSWRSGSTFLGDILNSIPGNFYHYEPLLDFGIKQIRDPDDQELAVQNLKNLLNCDYADMIDYLNFGKTHTYLFEHNTRLWDVCREFPRFCWRPAFLTRFCRLFPIQSMKTVRLRLAQAEKLLEDQSLSSVRIVLLVRDPRGTMQSRRHRVWCGGNEDCEDPRLVCQDLRDDYKTAEVLLLKYPSRFRTVRYEDLSLSPSEMTQDILQFYGLPFDPAVEEFLDTHTKVNIGGVSSTYRDSRSAPFHWMQDLKPEEIKQIQDVCTEAMDLWGYRRIENFNNFSTTQQTFDPMVMPPPFT, encoded by the exons ATGAGCACGGGcattggcagcagcagcagcagcacggaggagcagcagcacctgGAACTGAGCGCGGACTTGGAGGCGTGCTCCCTGCTTGGCCCGCAGGACCCGTCGAACGTCGATACCGGCAGGACACGCGCTAAGCAGCGACTCAGCTTGAACGGAAAGCGGCGCCGCAGCCGGATGTCGCGCAGGGCCAATCTGATCGGCATCTGCGGCGTGAGCAGCCTGTGCATCCTGCTGCTGATCGCCACCACCCAGCACCGTCCGCTGACCACGCCGTTTAATCAGTCGGCTGGGCGGGATCAGGGCGCGTCCGTAGATGGCGGTCCATCCAATTCGCTGGCGCGCAGCGCCTTCTACGATCGCTTCcagcagcaattgcagcagcagcagcagtcgtcGCAGACGGCCGTCTACAATCTGACAGCTACTATAGTGGATGTCCTGTCGGCTCAACGGTCGCGCATCCTGGCCGAAATGGAGAACTTCGAGTATCCGCGCGGCGGCGCCGAGCGTCTGACGGACATGACGCCGGAGACGAACGGCACCCCGGTGCGCAGTGTGGTGGTCACCTCATGGCGCTCCGGCTCCACCTTCCTGGGTGACATTCTCAACTCGATACCGGGCAACTTCTATCACTATGAGCCGCTGCTCGACTTCGGCATCAAGCAGATCCGCGATCCTGACGATCAGGAGCTGGCCGTGCAGAACCTGAAGAACCTGCTCAACTGCGACTACGCCGACATGATCGACTATCTGAACTTCGGCAAGACGCACACCTATCTGTTCGAGCACAACACCCGACTGTGGGACGTCTGCCGGGAGTTCCCGCGCTTCTGCTGGCGTCCAGCCTTCCTCACGCGCTTCTGCCGCCTCTTCCCCATCCAGAGCATGAAGACCGTCCGCCTGCGACTCGCCCAGGCCGAAAAGCTGCTCGAGGACCAAAG TCTCTCCAGCGTGCGGATCGTGCTGCTGGTGCGAGATCCACGAGGTACGATGCAGTCGAGGCGACATCGAGTGTGGTGCGGAGGCAACGAGGACTGCGAGGATCCACGACTGGTGTGCCAGGATCTGCGGGATGACTACAAGACAGCGGAGGTGCTGTTGCTGAAATATCCGTCTCGTTTTAG GACTGTTCGTTATGAGGACCTATCCTTGAGTCCCAGTGAGATGACCCAGGACATCTTGCAGTTCTATGGCTTGCCATTTGATCCTGCAGTGGAGGAGTTTTTGGACACGCACACCAAGGTCAACATTGGAGGTGTCAGTTCCACATATCGAGATTCCAGATCAGCGCCATTCCATTGGATGCAGGATCTCAAGCCAGAAGAG ATCAAGCAAATCCAGGATGTCTGCACTGAAGCGATGGATTTGTGGGGCTATCGCCGCATCGAGAACTTCAACAACTTCTCCACCACCCAGCAGACCTTCGATCCGATGGTTATGCCGCCACCGTTCACGTGA